A genomic stretch from Pirellulales bacterium includes:
- the larE gene encoding ATP-dependent sacrificial sulfur transferase LarE has product MASRPTELAPELLAKRDRLLALIRGYGSCAVAFSGGVDSTVVAKAAQLALGDRAIAVTGTSASLASGELDEARSLAQLIGIRHEVMTTEEFNDPAYLANAPDRCYHCKTELYTQLSGVTERFGVAVVLNGANLDDRGDHRPGMIAAAEHQVHSPLLECDLSKDEVRQLAAAWSLPVWDKPASPCLSSRIAYGEEVTPERVHMIDQAERVLHALGLREIRVRYHKGNLARLEVPLEALPRLAQPEVRGQLVEQLKRFGFQYVTLDLEGFRSGSLNAILPVESLRVLR; this is encoded by the coding sequence ATGGCTTCACGACCGACGGAACTGGCGCCCGAGCTGCTCGCCAAGCGAGATCGGTTGCTCGCGTTGATCCGCGGCTATGGTTCGTGTGCCGTCGCTTTCTCCGGCGGAGTCGACAGCACGGTCGTCGCCAAGGCCGCTCAGTTGGCGCTCGGCGACCGGGCCATTGCCGTAACGGGCACCAGCGCCAGTCTCGCGTCGGGTGAGCTCGACGAAGCCCGCTCGCTTGCCCAGTTGATCGGCATTCGCCACGAGGTCATGACGACCGAGGAGTTCAACGATCCGGCTTATCTGGCTAACGCGCCCGATCGTTGCTACCACTGCAAGACCGAGCTGTACACACAACTGTCCGGCGTGACAGAACGGTTTGGTGTCGCGGTGGTGCTCAACGGCGCGAACCTCGACGATCGAGGCGATCATCGGCCGGGAATGATTGCCGCGGCTGAGCACCAGGTGCACAGCCCCCTCTTGGAATGCGATCTGTCGAAAGACGAGGTTCGCCAATTGGCGGCCGCTTGGAGCTTGCCCGTTTGGGACAAGCCGGCCAGCCCCTGCCTGAGCAGCCGCATCGCCTATGGCGAAGAGGTCACGCCCGAGCGCGTGCATATGATCGATCAGGCCGAACGCGTGCTCCACGCGCTGGGCCTGCGCGAAATCCGGGTCCGTTACCACAAAGGCAATCTGGCACGGCTCGAAGTACCACTCGAGGCCCTGCCGCGATTGGCCCAGCCCGAGGTGCGCGGGCAACTGGTCGAGCAATTGAAGCGTTTCGGCTTCCAGTACGTCACGCTCGATCTGGAAGGCTTTCGCTCCGGGAGCCTGAACGCGATTCTTCCGGTGGAAAGCTTGCGCGTGCTGCGCTAG